The Montipora capricornis isolate CH-2021 chromosome 3, ASM3666992v2, whole genome shotgun sequence genome window below encodes:
- the LOC138042224 gene encoding calcium/calmodulin-dependent protein kinase type II alpha chain-like: MASPSLRPFHDMYDIKEELGRGAFSIVRKCALKEGKVEFAVKILDTRKMTSRDIQKVEREARICRALKHPNIVRLHSSVLEEGFYYLVFDLVTGGELFEEIVAREYYSEADASHCIQQVLHSVQHCHEHSIVHRDLKPENLLLSSKDKTAICKLADFGLAIEVDNDKRGWFGFAGTPGYLSPEILKKEAYNKAVDLWASGVILYILLVGYPPFWDEDQQKLYSQIKAGAYDFPSPEWDSVTDEAKDLIKKMLTVDQSKRITAAEVLKHPWIVNRERIASKVHRQTTLDGLRKFNARRKLKGAILTTMLATHNFSGSRRKKESDEEVTATQPEEADGASQTSAVQQTWKTQKEQEIVRLTQQLITSITTQDFDTYSKLVDPHITAFEPEANGNLVEGVEFHKFYFDNGVRQRSAPTNTTILSPHVHILSTESACISYVRLTQRIGNSGAPVTDQSEETRVWQLRNGHWVNVHFHRSSSGNGRV, translated from the exons ATGGCGTCCCCAAGCTTGAGGCCTTTTCATGATATGTATGATATCAAGGAAGAACTAGGAAGAGGGGCATTTAGCATAGTTCGAAAATGCGCTCTGAAAGAAGGCAAGGTGGAATTTGCGGTAAAGATCCTCGATACGCGCAAGATGACCTCTCGTGACATACAGAAAGTTGAGCGTGAAGCTCGTATTTGCCGGGCGTTGAAACACCCAAACATTGTCCGTCTTCATTCCAGCGTCCTTGAAGAAGGTTTCTATTACTTAGTATTCGATCTGGTGACTGGTGGAGAACTTTTTGAGGAGATAGTGGCCCGAGAATATTACAGCGAAGCTGACGCGTCTCATTGTATACAACAGGTTCTTCACAGTGTTCAACATTGCCACGAACACAGCATTGTTCATAGAGATTTGAAACCTGAAAATCTTCTTCTTTCCAGCAAAGACAAGACAGCTATTTGTAAATTGGCAGATTTTGGACTGGCGATCGAAGTAGACAACGATAAAAGGGGCTGGTTTGGTTTTGCGGGGACGCCAGGCTATCTTTCCCCAGAGATTTTGAAGAAAGAGGCTTACAACAAAGCGGTTGATTTGTGGGCTTCTGGGGTTATACTCTACATTCTTCTCGTTGGCTACCCACCCTTCTGGGACGAAGATCAACAAAAATTATACAGTCAGATTAAGGCTGGAGCTTACGAT TTTCCATCACCGGAATGGGATAGCGTGACGGATGAGGCCAAGGATCTCATTAAGAAAATGCTTACAGTGGACCAAAGCAAGAGAATCACTGCTGCAGAAGTCTTGAAGCATCCATGGATTGTG AATCGTGAACGAATCGCATCAAAGGTTCATCGGCAAACTACCCTCGATGGCCTAAGGAAGTTTAACGCGCGGCGAAAGCTTAAAGGGGCGATTCTCACCACCATGTTGGCGACTCACAACTTTAGCGGCTCAAGGAGAAAAAAGGAATCGGACGAGGAAGTAACGGCGACACAACCAGAAGAAGCCGATGGCGCATCTCAGACCTCCGCGGTACAGCAGACCTGGAAAACGCAAAAGGAGCAAGAAATTGTTCGCTTAACACAGCAGCTTATTACGAGCATAACCACACAGGATTTCGATACCTACAGTAAACTTGTCGACCCACACATCACGGCTTTTGAGCCCGAAGCCAATGGTAATCTAGTGGAGGGCGTTGAATTTCACAAGTTTTACTTCGATAACGGCGTGCGGCAACGCAGCGCGCCGACGAATACCACCATCTTGTCACCACACGTGCATATCCTAAGCACGGAGTCGGCGTGCATTTCCTACGTGCGCCTCACGCAGCGGATTGGAAACAGCGGAGCGCCCGtaactgaccaatcagaggaAACTAGAGTATGGCAGCTGAGGAACGGACATTGGGTTAATGTCCACTTTCATAGATCTTCGTCTGGAAATGGACGTGTCTAG